In Helianthus annuus cultivar XRQ/B chromosome 3, HanXRQr2.0-SUNRISE, whole genome shotgun sequence, a single window of DNA contains:
- the LOC110931667 gene encoding elicitor-responsive protein 1, with the protein MYMANLLEVTVVGCNKLKDTEWISRQDPYVCVEYGNTRNRTRVCTDGGKNPTFQEKFVYTMIEGLRELNVMVWNSNTISRDDFIGSGKVHLVKVISEGYDDSSWPLQTKNGRHGGEVQLIMHYSGANANNYLPSASAPHVSMYSAPPQSYSMIYPPVSTGAYPMPPVYPPYPPAQQPYGSHYSHGSLYPGGYTLYRGTIPTKGDADAIDIRFTYI; encoded by the exons ATGTATATGGCAAATCTACTTGAAGTTACTG TTGTTGGCTGCAATAAGCTGAAAGACACAGAATGGATATCAAGACAAGATCCTTATGTTTGTGTTGAATACGGTAATACCAGAAACCGCACTCGTGTTTGTACAGACGGAGGCAAGAACCCTACGTTCCAAGAGAAATTTGTATACACCATGATTGAAGGATTAAGAGAGTTAAACGTTATGGTTTGGAACAGCAATACCATCTCACGCGATGACTTCATCGGCAGTGGAAA GGTGCACTTAGTAAAGGTTATTTCTGAGGGATACGACGATAGCTCTTGGCCGTTGCAGACTAAAAATGGCAGGCATGGTGGCGAGGTACAATTAATAATGCATTATTCGGGTGCCAATGCAAACAATTATTTGCCATCAGCAAGTGCACCACATGTGTCTATGTACTCTGCACCGCCGCAGTCTTACTCCATGATTTATCCACCTGTCTCTACCGGAGCTTATCCTATGCCACCAGTATACCCGCCATACCCTCCAGCTCAGCAGCCATATGGCTCCCACTATTCTCATG GTTCTTTATATCCAGGAGGGTATACTCTATACCGAGGCACAATTCCTACTAAAGGTGATGCAGATGCTATTGACATTAGGTTCACGTATATATAA